In Leisingera sp. NJS204, the following are encoded in one genomic region:
- a CDS encoding peroxiredoxin-like family protein, translated as MLIPRQKTPELTLPTLDHGLFDLSAETSERGTVICFYRGLHCPICATYLKEFDKKAAAFAERGVDCIAISSDGEERTRAMADKIEAKDLRFGYGLPLPAAKDWGLYISTSRGKTSIGIEEPALFSEPGLFLVTPEQTLYYGAVQTMPFVRPHFAELVAALDFAIPNNYPARGEYTGDV; from the coding sequence ATGCTGATCCCCCGCCAGAAGACCCCGGAGCTGACCCTGCCGACGCTGGACCACGGCCTGTTCGACCTGTCTGCGGAGACCTCCGAACGCGGCACTGTGATCTGCTTTTACCGCGGCCTGCATTGCCCGATCTGCGCCACTTATTTGAAGGAGTTCGACAAAAAGGCCGCAGCCTTTGCCGAGCGCGGTGTTGATTGCATCGCCATCAGCTCGGACGGCGAAGAACGCACCCGCGCGATGGCCGACAAGATCGAAGCCAAAGACCTGCGATTTGGGTACGGCCTGCCTCTCCCGGCGGCCAAGGACTGGGGGCTCTATATCTCGACCTCGCGCGGCAAGACATCGATCGGAATCGAAGAACCCGCGCTGTTCTCGGAACCCGGCCTGTTCCTGGTGACGCCTGAGCAGACGCTGTATTACGGCGCGGTGCAGACCATGCCGTTTGTGCGCCCCCATTTCGCGGAACTGGTGGCGGCGCTGGATTTTGCCATTCCCAACAACTACCCGGCGCGCGGCGAATACACCGGTGATGTGTAG
- a CDS encoding WGR domain-containing protein, which produces MHIRFEKYDHTEGKHRYCQLSLTPTLFGDWCVERVSGPLNAPGGVQKRTYFAAQAEALAIFERFRDRQMKRGYAPIPVQLGLL; this is translated from the coding sequence TTGCACATCCGTTTCGAGAAATACGACCATACTGAAGGCAAGCACCGCTATTGCCAGCTGAGCCTGACGCCAACCCTGTTCGGCGACTGGTGTGTTGAGCGTGTGTCGGGACCGCTGAATGCGCCGGGCGGCGTTCAGAAGCGGACGTATTTCGCCGCCCAAGCAGAGGCGCTGGCGATTTTTGAACGCTTCCGGGACCGGCAGATGAAACGCGGCTATGCGCCGATCCCGGTGCAGCTGGGGCTGCTGTAG
- a CDS encoding DUF2147 domain-containing protein: protein MKHLLAGLAVAIGLTGAAAADPVLGVWKTQADDGSYAHIQMEKCGAAVCGKIARTFNSEGEYKSPNIGKTLVIGMVPNGDGSYEGKVWRPSNDKIYIGKMDVTGRSLALRGCVAGGLICSKQTWTRIK from the coding sequence ATGAAACATCTACTGGCAGGTCTGGCCGTTGCAATAGGGCTTACGGGCGCGGCAGCGGCGGACCCGGTACTGGGCGTCTGGAAGACGCAAGCGGATGACGGCTCTTATGCGCATATCCAGATGGAAAAATGCGGCGCTGCCGTCTGCGGCAAGATTGCCCGCACCTTCAACAGTGAGGGCGAATACAAGTCCCCGAATATCGGCAAGACGCTGGTGATCGGCATGGTGCCGAACGGCGATGGCTCTTACGAGGGCAAGGTCTGGCGGCCCTCCAATGATAAAATCTACATCGGCAAGATGGATGTTACGGGTCGCTCTCTTGCCCTGCGCGGATGTGTGGCGGGCGGGCTGATCTGTTCAAAACAGACCTGGACCCGGATCAAATAA